From a single Apium graveolens cultivar Ventura chromosome 2, ASM990537v1, whole genome shotgun sequence genomic region:
- the LOC141706180 gene encoding uncharacterized protein LOC141706180, with protein MLRRSFGSGDGAGNNGMLRSVHRVVRVGAGGGATPETLSRPTSPPPGNTNTNTNTTSPRPTSNLYKPKSLNTLSLSNPTTASPFCNPFHGPVSTWVSASDSSEFDEWEYVDGVNENGKGFCCDENLVFGPVPSVDEVQHAVSSLQQFQQVISDNGANDLGRNLADQVSSPTGFLRRVPSYGTEVDWMEPSLPLCNASLLKPFGSDRLYDAFHLLQTEPYVQKMVISLSSDKAVWDAVLNNEVVRELKQSLAEAESNVSLSSVSSDGDNSDDSETSVDILSWIFVNMKAKFLDLVDKITNMMDGLFLPPRSANKTEQVVDSFDEKLKTSFLLSVVVFLIVVVGRASTA; from the exons ATGTTGAGGCGGTCATTTGGGAGCGGAGACGGCGCCGGAAACAATGGCATGTTAAGGTCTGTTCATAGAGTCGTTCGAGTCGGTGCTGGTGGTGGTGCAACCCCGGAAACTCTTTCTCGCCCTACTTCACCACCACCTGGTAATACCAATACTAATACTAATACTACATCACCTAGACCTACGTCAAATCTTTACAAACCTAAAAGTTTAAACACACTTTCTCTGTCAAACCCTACTACTGCATCTCCTTTTTGTAATCCATTTCATGGTCCCGTGTCCACGTGGGTTTCTGCTTCTGATTCTTCTGAGTTTGATGAGTGGGAGTATGTTGATGGTGTTAATGAAAATGGTAAGGGTTTTTGTTGTGATGAGAATCTTGTTTTTGGACCTGTCCCTTCTGTTGATGAAGTTCAACATGCAGTCTCTTCTCTCCAGCA GTTTCAACAGGTCATTTCGGACAACGGTGCTAATGACTTGGGGAGAAATTTAGCGGACCAAGTAAGTAGTCCAACCGGTTTTCTGCGCAGAGTTCCTTCATATGGGACGGAAGTAGATTGGATGGAGCCCTCACTGCCACTCTGTAATGCGAGTCTTTTGAAGCCTTTTGGATCTGACAGATTGTATGATGCTTTTCATTTACTTCAGACAGAACCATATGTTCAG AAAATGGTAATCTCGTTGTCTTCGGACAAAGCTGTGTGGGATGCTGTTTTGAACAATGAGGTAGTGCGGGAACTTAAACAATCACTTGCCGAAG CTGAGAGCAATGTCTCTTTGAGCTCTGTATCCAGTGATGGTGATAATTCTGATGACTCCGAGACGTCAGTAGACATATTGAGTTGGATATTTGTCAACATGAAGGCGAAATTTTTGGACTTGGTTGACAAAATAACCAATATGATGGATGGGTTGTTTCTGCCCCCAAGAAGTGCCAATAAAACGGAACAAGTTGTGGACTCATTTGACGAGAAACTAAAGACTTCTTTCCTGCTCTCAGTTGTGGTCTTCTTGATTGTGGTTGTGGGTCGAGCCAGTACGGCTTGA